Genomic segment of Prochlorococcus marinus CUG1433:
ATAAATAATACCTTTTTTTATCCCTTTTTTACTCGCAAGATATTTTGAAGCGGCCGATAAACTTAATCCAGCATTCATCAGATCATAAAGTTCTCTTTTTAAATCTGCCTTTGAAAACTCAATATCTTTCTTTTTCTCTATCCCTTTAATTACGATTGTAATTTCTCCTAGTATGTCTCTATTTTCAAAAAACTTTATTACTTGTTCAAGATTATTTCCAATATGTTCTTCATATTTTTTTGTTAATTCTCGTGAAACTTCAATTTCTCTTGTGCCCCCACAAACTTCATATAGTTCTCCTAATAATTTCTTTAGTCGATGTGGCGCCTCAAAAATTATAGTTGTTTTTTCTCTATTACTTATTTCTAAAATAATTTTTTCTCTATCGATTCTTTTTTTTGGCAAAAAACCTTCAAAAACAAAACTCGAAGAAGGCAGTCCGCTAGATACTAATGCAGTAATTGCCGCGCATGGACCTGGGACGCAAATAACATCAATTCCACTAGATTTTACAACTCTGACAAGATCCTCTCCTGGATCACATATCCCTGGTATGCCTGCATCACTAACTAGTGCTACCGATTTGTCTGCTTTGAGATCTTCAATAATTTTTGAAATCTTAGTGTAGGAATTGTTTTTATTAAAACTTATAAGATTATTTGATATTTTAAATTTATTCATTATTTTTTTTGTTTGACGAGTATCTTCGCAGGCTACTAGAGAAACATTTTTAAGAATATTTAATGCTCTCTGGGAAATATCATTTAAATTTCCAATTGGCGTACCAACTAAATATAAAATACCTTTTTCTGGTTCTTCTTTTCTATGGGATAATAAGGAATTAGTATTCATTTAATGATTAAATTACCTTCTGGTGTAGATATTAATAATCTTATCGATGATATAAGAATTTTCAGCTGGCAAGCAGCAGATATTTTGCTTTATTACTCTAAATTATTGGAAGATTCTGATTATAAAAAAAATATACTTAAAAATAATAATCTAGAGGATCCTGTGACTTTGGCTGATTTAGAAGTTAATGAGGTGATTATTCAAAGAATAAATGAAAAATATAAAAGTATTAACTGGGATATTTTGAGTGAAGAAAATGTAAAAATTTCTTCAAAAATTTTTGAAGGTAAAAATGATTGGATCTGGGTTCTAGATCCTCTTGATGGAACTAGGGATTTTATACAAGGAACAGGCAACTATGCAATGCATTTGGCATTAAACTTTAAACATAAACCCTTTATTGGATTTGTTTTAATTCCAGATAAAAATCAATTATGGATTACAGATGGTAATAAAACATGGTGTGAAAAAAGAGATGGATCAAAATACAAACCAAATCTAGTTCATAATAAAAATCTAGAAGAAATGACTTTAGTAACGAGTAAAAACCATGGAAATGAAATTTTGAGAAATTTAATTAGGAAAATTAATTTTCGCAAAGTAGAAACTATGGGAAGTATTGGCTGTAAAATAGCCTCTATAGTTGCTGGAGAAAGTGATATTTATATCTGTCTAAGTTTACCTGGGAAAAGCTCACCAAAAGATTGGGATTTCGCTGCACCAGAATCTATTCTAAAAGCAGCTGGTGGGGCAATTACAAATCTGGATAATGAAGAACTTACTTATGGGCAAAGTGGTTTTAAACAAGGTGGCATAGTAGTCGCTACTAGTAATAGGGATAACCATGAACGAATTTGTCTTGAAATAAAAAAAATAATTAAGGATAATAGAATTTATCCTCTTAGCTTTTAATTAAGCGGAGCAACTGGAGTAGGAGTTGGTTCAGGATAAGACATTCCACTATTTTGCCCTACCCCCCTCAAAGTAAGATTAATCCTTCCTCTGCTATCAATTTCTCTTACTCTTACTGTAACTTCATCTCCTTGTCTTACTACATCTTCAACTCTCTCAACCCTTGCTTCGGACAATTGAGAAATATGAACCATGCCTTCTTTCCCTGGCAATATTTCTACAAAAGCACCTATAGGTATAATTCTTGTTACTACACCAGAGAAGATCTCACCTTCATGAACCTTTCGTGTTAATCCCTCCTCGATAATCTTTTGCGCTTCTTCTGCCGCAGCGCCATCATGAGAAGCAATAGTTACAATGCCGCCATCTTCTATATCTATTTTTGTATTCGTCCTTTCAGTGATTCCTTTGATAGTTCTGCCACCAGGTCCGATAACAGTTCCTATAAGCTCAGGATCAATTCTGAAGCTTAAAAGTCGAGGAGCATGGGGAGAAAGGGATTCTTGAGGTTCATTTATCGCCTCTTGCATCTTTTCTAAGATATGTAATCTTGCAGGACGAGCTTTTTTAATTGCATCAGAAATTATGGAAACTGGTAAACCTGTAATTTTCATATCCATTTGTAAGGCAGTTATTCCTTTGTCAGTACCAGCAACTTTAAAGTCCATGTCTCCAAGAAAGTCCTCAATTCCTTGAATATCAGTAAGAATTCTTACTTCTTTCCCCTCTTTAATTAGGCCCATGGCAGTTCCACTTACAGGGGCTTTTAAAGGAACACCGGCGTCCAGTAATGAAAGTGTGCTTCCACATACAGACCCCATTGAAGTTGATCCGTTGGAACTTAAAACTTCACTAACTACTCTAAGTACGTAAGGAAATGTTTCTTTCCCAGGTAATACAGGTATTATTGCTCTCTCAGCTAACGCTCCATGGCCAATTTCTCGTCTTCCTGGAGTTCTCATTGGTCTTGTTTCTCCAACTGAATAAGGTGGGAAATTATAGTGATGAAGATAAGTTTTTTCAGTGCTCGGATTAAGGTCATCCATCTCCTGTGCATCACTTGGAGTGCCTAATGTTGTTGTGGATAAAACTTGGGTTAAACCTCTTTGAAATAATGCAGAACCATGTACTCTTTTTGGAAGGATTCCTGCAGAGGCAGATATTTTTCTAACTTCGTCCAGATCTCTACCATCAACTCTTTTATTATCATTAATAATCTGCGATCTCATTAATTTCTTTGTAAGTTTTTTAAAATCGGAACTTAACAATTTATCATTCTCTGAAAGTAGAATTTTTAATTGATTCTCATCTTTTAAAGATTCAATTTTATCTTGAGTCTCAACTTTAATTTTTTCGAGTTCAAAATCTCTATCCTCTTTTGATAAATCAAATTTCTTTAAAACTAACTCAATCGGTTTTGTACAATTTTTTTCTAAGTAAGAGGGCAATGTTTTATCTTCCTCAGGCTCAGATGGCATAACCTGTTTTATCCCTAAATCTTTTAGTAAATCTTTTTGAGATTTAATAAGTTCAGTAACTGCCTCATATCCAA
This window contains:
- the rsmI gene encoding 16S rRNA (cytidine(1402)-2'-O)-methyltransferase, with the translated sequence MNTNSLLSHRKEEPEKGILYLVGTPIGNLNDISQRALNILKNVSLVACEDTRQTKKIMNKFKISNNLISFNKNNSYTKISKIIEDLKADKSVALVSDAGIPGICDPGEDLVRVVKSSGIDVICVPGPCAAITALVSSGLPSSSFVFEGFLPKKRIDREKIILEISNREKTTIIFEAPHRLKKLLGELYEVCGGTREIEVSRELTKKYEEHIGNNLEQVIKFFENRDILGEITIVIKGIEKKKDIEFSKADLKRELYDLMNAGLSLSAASKYLASKKGIKKGIIYKLK
- a CDS encoding polyribonucleotide nucleotidyltransferase, with amino-acid sequence MEGQNKSITFDGREIRLTTGLYAPQANGSVMIECGDTSLLVTATKTTKKDVSDFLPLICDYEEKLYAAGRIPGGFMRREGRPPERATLISRLIDRPMRPLFPSWMRDEIQIVASCLSLDERVPADVLAVTGASIATLLGEIPFYGPMAAVRVGLIGDDFILNPSYREIEKGDLDIVVAGSPDGIVMIEAGANQLSEQDTIEAIDFGYEAVTELIKSQKDLLKDLGIKQVMPSEPEEDKTLPSYLEKNCTKPIELVLKKFDLSKEDRDFELEKIKVETQDKIESLKDENQLKILLSENDKLLSSDFKKLTKKLMRSQIINDNKRVDGRDLDEVRKISASAGILPKRVHGSALFQRGLTQVLSTTTLGTPSDAQEMDDLNPSTEKTYLHHYNFPPYSVGETRPMRTPGRREIGHGALAERAIIPVLPGKETFPYVLRVVSEVLSSNGSTSMGSVCGSTLSLLDAGVPLKAPVSGTAMGLIKEGKEVRILTDIQGIEDFLGDMDFKVAGTDKGITALQMDMKITGLPVSIISDAIKKARPARLHILEKMQEAINEPQESLSPHAPRLLSFRIDPELIGTVIGPGGRTIKGITERTNTKIDIEDGGIVTIASHDGAAAEEAQKIIEEGLTRKVHEGEIFSGVVTRIIPIGAFVEILPGKEGMVHISQLSEARVERVEDVVRQGDEVTVRVREIDSRGRINLTLRGVGQNSGMSYPEPTPTPVAPLN
- a CDS encoding 3'(2'),5'-bisphosphate nucleotidase CysQ codes for the protein MIKLPSGVDINNLIDDIRIFSWQAADILLYYSKLLEDSDYKKNILKNNNLEDPVTLADLEVNEVIIQRINEKYKSINWDILSEENVKISSKIFEGKNDWIWVLDPLDGTRDFIQGTGNYAMHLALNFKHKPFIGFVLIPDKNQLWITDGNKTWCEKRDGSKYKPNLVHNKNLEEMTLVTSKNHGNEILRNLIRKINFRKVETMGSIGCKIASIVAGESDIYICLSLPGKSSPKDWDFAAPESILKAAGGAITNLDNEELTYGQSGFKQGGIVVATSNRDNHERICLEIKKIIKDNRIYPLSF